DNA from Chrysiogenia bacterium:
AGCGCAGGCAAATGGCAGCAAGCCCAAGCGCTTCGAGGCGGGGCGAAGGAGGGGTCATGCCCAACTGGTTGATTCTGCTCATCGCGATCGGCGTGCCGATCCTCATTTTCGTGTCCATGTACAACGCCCTGGTGGCGGGGAAGAACCTGGCAAAGAATGGCTGGGCGCAGATCGACGTGCAGCTCAAGCGCCGCGCCGACCTGATTCCCAACCTGGTGGAGACGGTCAAGGGCGCCATGAGTCACGAGCGCGAGACGCTCGAGGCCGTCATCGCCGCGCGCAACCAGGCCGTCAATCTCCAGGGCAGCGACGACCTGGTCGCCCGCGTAAAGGCCGAGGGCGCGCTTACGGGAATGATGACCCGCTTCATGGCCCTCATGGAGAAGTATCCCGACATCAAGGCGACCCAGAACGTCTCGCAGCTCCAGGAAGAACTCTCCAGCACGGAGAACCGCATCGGCTTTGCGCGCCAGCACTACAACGACGTCGCGACGAAGTTCAACACGCGCACCGAGCAGATCCCCTGGAACATCATCGCCGGCATGGGTGACTTCAAGCCCTTCCCCCTGTTCGAGGTGACTGAGACTGCAGAGCGTGAGGCGCCGAAGGTGAGTTTCTAGGAAACAGGATCTTTTCTTCCCGTCATCCCGAGCGAAGCCGAGGGATCTCGCAATTTCGTATCGGCGTTGCTTCCAATGATGACCGGCGATCATCCGCGGCTGCGAGATTCCTCCACTACGCTTCGCTCCGGTCGGAATGACGGGTGATGGCTTGCTTGCGAGGTAGATGCAGTGCCGGTCAATTTCCACGAACTCCAGGCAAAGAACCGCCGCCGAACGGTAGGGCTGGTGGCGTTCATGGTGTGCCTGCTGGTGCTGGCGGCCATGGCGCTCGAAGCGCGGCTGACCGGGCAGCTTCCGGTGTGGGATAGCTTTGATGCCTTCCTCGCCGCGCCGCCGGTCTTCGGACTCGCCGCGCTGGGGCTCTCGCTGGGATACGCCGGGGTGAGCTACTTCGCCGGCGCGCGCACGGTGCTCTTTCTCTCCCGCGCGCGGCGGCTGGACCCGACCAAGCTCAAGGAACAGCAGTTCAAGAACGTGGCCGAGGAAATGGCCCTCGCGGCGGGGCTTCCCTGTCCCGAACTCTGGATCATGGCCGATGATGATCTCAACGCCTTTGCCACCGGCCGCGATCCCGCGCACGCCTCGATCGCGGTGACCCAGGGTCTGCTCGAGAACATGAACCGCGACGAGCTGCAGGCCGTCGTCGCCCACGAAATGGGGCACATTCGGAACCGCGACATCCTGCTCATGCTCTATGTCACCTGCATGCTCGGCGCGATTTTGCTGATCACGGAGATCATCCTGCGCAGCTTCCGCTTCGGCGGCGTGCGGCGCCGGTCCTCGAACCGCGACAATGGCGGGGGTGCAGCCATTGTGCTGGTCTTCGTGATCGTCGCGGCGATTGTCTCGTGGATCGTCTCGCGCATGGTGGCCATGGCCATCTCGCGAGAGCGCGAGTATCTGGCCGACGCCACCAGCGCCGAGCTCACGCGCAATCCCCAGTCGCTCGCCGACGCGCTCCAG
Protein-coding regions in this window:
- a CDS encoding LemA family protein translates to MPNWLILLIAIGVPILIFVSMYNALVAGKNLAKNGWAQIDVQLKRRADLIPNLVETVKGAMSHERETLEAVIAARNQAVNLQGSDDLVARVKAEGALTGMMTRFMALMEKYPDIKATQNVSQLQEELSSTENRIGFARQHYNDVATKFNTRTEQIPWNIIAGMGDFKPFPLFEVTETAEREAPKVSF
- a CDS encoding M48 family metallopeptidase; translated protein: MPVNFHELQAKNRRRTVGLVAFMVCLLVLAAMALEARLTGQLPVWDSFDAFLAAPPVFGLAALGLSLGYAGVSYFAGARTVLFLSRARRLDPTKLKEQQFKNVAEEMALAAGLPCPELWIMADDDLNAFATGRDPAHASIAVTQGLLENMNRDELQAVVAHEMGHIRNRDILLMLYVTCMLGAILLITEIILRSFRFGGVRRRSSNRDNGGGAAIVLVFVIVAAIVSWIVSRMVAMAISREREYLADATSAELTRNPQSLADALQKIHAAVQPTAVAYPATAPLFIDDPKGSKLNSKESRLAGLFSTHPPIDQRIRRLEAMAFADAKRERAAQGLNPLTGR